In Acidobacteriota bacterium, the genomic stretch TCCGATGCTGATCCTGCTGCTTTCCTGCTTCTCTATATATTCCTTTACGTCTCTTCTCTCTTCTTCATCGAGAGCAGCTTTTACACTCAGTCCAATCTTATTTTCCTCTGGATCCATCTTGATGATCTTGACCCGGATTTCTTGACCTACGGAGAAATGGTTATCCGGCTTGTCAATTCTATTCTTAGAGAGCTCGGAAACATGGACAAGACCTTCTACGTTCTCATATAGCTCTATGAAAGCGCCAAAATCGGTGAGTCTTACAATCTTCCCCGTTAGGATCTCCCCTACCCTGTGATTGGCAAAAAATTCCGTCCAGGCGTTCGGGAGAAGCTGCTTAATTCCCAGCGAGAGCCTCTGATTCTCCGAATCTATCTTGAGGATGACGGCTTCTACCAGGTCACCTTTCTTTAAGACATCCGAGGCATGCTTTATCCGTTTTGTCCAGGAAAGATCTGATATGTGGACTAGACCATCAATCCCCTCGTCGACGGATACGAAGGCACCGAAATCGGTCAGATTTCTGACCTTTCCCTTGATCTTTTGCCCCACTCTATATTTACCTTCGATGAGGCTCCAGGGATTTGGTTCCGTCTGTTTAAGACCGAGTGAAAGCTTCCGTGCTTCCTGATCGACTTCCAGCACGACTGACTCCACGATATCCCCGACAGAAAGAAGCTTGGAAGGATGTTTGATCTTTTTCGTCCAGGACATTTCGGAGATGTGGATGAGGCCTTCCACTCCTTCTTCAAGCTCCACGAATGCACCGTAATCGGTGAGACTGACAACTTTTCCCCTGATCCTGGAACCGATTGGATACTTTTCAGAGACCATCTCCCATGGATCTCTAGTTTTCTGTTTGTAGCCGAGTGATACTCTTTCCTTATCCCGGTCGTACTTCAGAACGACTACTTCAATATCATCCCCGATTGAGAATAGTTCCGAGGGATGATTGATCCGTCCCCAGGAGAGGTCGGTGATGTGAACTAATCCATCGATTCCGCCAAGATCGACGAAGACTCCATACTCTGTGATGTTCTTGACCGTTCCCTTGACTATCTTTCCTTCCTCTATGGATTCGAGGGTCTTCTTTTTCCTTTCCTCGTTCTCCTCTTCAAGAACTGCCTTTCGGGAAAGAACGATATTTCCTCGTTTCTTGTTGACTTTGATCACCTTGAGAAGAAGTTCCTTACCCCTGAACATATCGAGGTTTTTCACAGGCCGTATATCGATGAGAGAACCAGGAAGAAATGCTCTGATTCCGATGTCAACGGCAAGCCCTCCTTTAATCCTTTCGATGACTCTTCCCTTTATACAGCGTCCTTCCGCGTGGGCCTTCTCAACGTCATCCCATATCTTCATCTTCTCTGCTTTTTCGCGTGACAGGACGACGTAGCCATCATTGTCCTCGCTTTTTTCAAGAAGGACATCTATGACATCCCCTTCCTTTATTGTGATCTTCCCATCGCTTCCGATGAACTCTTCTTTGTTGATGATTCCTTCCGACTTGAAACCGATATCGACCATGACCTCGTTCTCCATGATCTTCAATATCCTGCCTTTGACTACTTCGCCTTCAGCAAATTTCTTGAAGGTCCTGTCATAGAGAGCAGCAAAGTCTTCCGATTTGTAATCCTGGGGCTTCCTGCCTGGCTTTCCATCTTCGCTACTTATCACGTTCTCTCCAGTCACGGCGTCATCCGTGGGTATCCTTGATGAAAGGGAATTCTTTGCCTCCTTATTCGAATGCATAAAGATTGTCTCCTCCTGCTATGCTCTATATTCAGCTTTTGCTAAAATATATGTTTTAAACTATTTATATTATGAAAAATAGATTATTGTGTCAAGTATGCGGATCATTTCGGTGAGCAAATCGTCTCAACCTATCGATTTCCTCACTTGAGAGGAAGCGGAAACTGCCTGGATTCAGCCCCTCGAGTGTCAGAAATGCATACCCGGTTCTCTTGAGTTTCAGAACTCGATGATTCAGTTGCCTGAATATCCTTCTGATCTGGTTCTTCTTCCCCTCAGACATGACCATCTCTACCCAAGAATGATCGTCATTCTTGACCATCCTGATTTTAACCGGAAGAGTTTTCCCCTCTTGAAGAACGATGCCCTTCCTGATCTTGAGAAGATCTTCTTCTGAGAGCAACCCCCTGATCTTGACCAGGTAGTTCTTCTTAACCTTTCCCGATGGATGCATCAGTTTGTTGGCAAGAGCACCATCATTTGTGAAGAGGAGCAATCCTTCACTATTGTAATCTAACCGACCCACTGAAAATACCCTCTCCTTCACTCCTCTGAGAAGATCGTATACCGTTCTCCTTCCGGCTGAATCATGCATAGAACAGATGTATCCCTTCGGCTTGTAAAGCATCAGAAAGACGGGTCTTGAAAGCCTGAGCAGCTTGCCATCCACCCTTATATGATCCTTTTCTGGATCGGCCTTCATACCGAGCTGAAAAGCTGCTTTTCCGTTCACCTGCACTCTTCCATCAAGAATAAGCTTCTCCGCCTCCCTTCTTGAGGAGACACCGGCCCGGGACAATATCTTTTGAAGTCTTTCTCTCATTCTTCCTCCGAGGAGCCAGGTTCTTCGACATCCGGTAATGAAATCCCTTCGATCTCAGCGGATGAGGAGAGCATGGAATCGAACTGCTCTATGGGTGGAAGGTCATCTAGGCTATCCAATCCGAAGTATATGAGAAATTGTCTGGTTGTTCCATAGGTGAAGGGCTTCCCTATGGTCCTCTTCCGCCCTGTGATCTTGATGAACTTCTTTTCCAGGAGAGTCTTGATTGCTCCTGACGGATTGACGCCACGTATGAACTGGATTTCGGGAATCGTTATTGGTTGCCTGTAAGCAATAATGGAGAGAGTCTCGATAGCCGCTCGGGACAGTTTCGTTTTGCTGCTAAGTAGAGCGAAATCTTTAAGCCATAGCCCGACGGAACTCCTGGTGGCGAACCGGTAGCCGCCGGCAACTTTCTCGATGGATATCCCTCTGTCTTCAAGCGAATATTCTTGCATAAGTTTGGATAATATGAGGCGGACCTGATTACCACTTTCCTCTCCAAATAGAGAAATTAGATTCTCCACGCTAATCGGTTCCGTCGAAGCGAAGATTAGAGCCTCCACGATTGCTTTCATCTCTTTTTCGCTCGGTATCCTTTTTCTTTTTCTATCGTTTTCTCTGTTCATGAAAGATCAGTTCTGTTCTCCTTCTGATTGGTCGTCCTTTTCCTGGCTGAAGATTCTGATAATATCCCCGGTGTCCCGTTGAAACGCTCTTATCATCTTCAGACGGATGAGCTCGAGAATGGCAAGAAACGTTGCGATCACTTCGGCCCGGGAGGCGCTCCTCGAAAAGATTAGTGGGAACTCAAGAAACTTCTTCATCTTGAGAAGCTCCATTATTGCGGACATCTTTTCCGGAACGGAGTAATCTTCTCTTGAAAGTTCTAATTTCCCCTGAGTCTCCATCTTCTCTAGAATATGTTTGAACGCCGAGAGCAGGTCGAAAAGGCTGACTTCAATGTACTCTTCTCCTTCAAGAATGACGGATTCAGCGAAGCTTCTGTGCCAAATCAAGCTCTGAATGTCTTCGAGAGCAGTGAGATTTTCAGAGGCCGCTTTGTATCTCTGGTAATCGACGAGCTGCCGGGTGAGCCCCGCTCGCGGGTCCTCCTCTTCCGGGAGACCTTCCTTTACTTCAGAGGGCAGAAGCATCTTCGACTTTATGTATATGAGCGTGGCAGCCATCAGAAGGAATTCGCCTGCA encodes the following:
- a CDS encoding 30S ribosomal protein S1, with translation MHSNKEAKNSLSSRIPTDDAVTGENVISSEDGKPGRKPQDYKSEDFAALYDRTFKKFAEGEVVKGRILKIMENEVMVDIGFKSEGIINKEEFIGSDGKITIKEGDVIDVLLEKSEDNDGYVVLSREKAEKMKIWDDVEKAHAEGRCIKGRVIERIKGGLAVDIGIRAFLPGSLIDIRPVKNLDMFRGKELLLKVIKVNKKRGNIVLSRKAVLEEENEERKKKTLESIEEGKIVKGTVKNITEYGVFVDLGGIDGLVHITDLSWGRINHPSELFSIGDDIEVVVLKYDRDKERVSLGYKQKTRDPWEMVSEKYPIGSRIRGKVVSLTDYGAFVELEEGVEGLIHISEMSWTKKIKHPSKLLSVGDIVESVVLEVDQEARKLSLGLKQTEPNPWSLIEGKYRVGQKIKGKVRNLTDFGAFVSVDEGIDGLVHISDLSWTKRIKHASDVLKKGDLVEAVILKIDSENQRLSLGIKQLLPNAWTEFFANHRVGEILTGKIVRLTDFGAFIELYENVEGLVHVSELSKNRIDKPDNHFSVGQEIRVKIIKMDPEENKIGLSVKAALDEEERRDVKEYIEKQESSRISIGDLVGDFSDLAKKSAEEKSDSENAEKREE
- a CDS encoding pseudouridine synthase; this translates as MRERLQKILSRAGVSSRREAEKLILDGRVQVNGKAAFQLGMKADPEKDHIRVDGKLLRLSRPVFLMLYKPKGYICSMHDSAGRRTVYDLLRGVKERVFSVGRLDYNSEGLLLFTNDGALANKLMHPSGKVKKNYLVKIRGLLSEEDLLKIRKGIVLQEGKTLPVKIRMVKNDDHSWVEMVMSEGKKNQIRRIFRQLNHRVLKLKRTGYAFLTLEGLNPGSFRFLSSEEIDRLRRFAHRNDPHT
- the scpB gene encoding SMC-Scp complex subunit ScpB; translation: MNRENDRKRKRIPSEKEMKAIVEALIFASTEPISVENLISLFGEESGNQVRLILSKLMQEYSLEDRGISIEKVAGGYRFATRSSVGLWLKDFALLSSKTKLSRAAIETLSIIAYRQPITIPEIQFIRGVNPSGAIKTLLEKKFIKITGRKRTIGKPFTYGTTRQFLIYFGLDSLDDLPPIEQFDSMLSSSAEIEGISLPDVEEPGSSEEE
- a CDS encoding segregation/condensation protein A, with protein sequence MEKMKDPQINETYRVKLEVFEGPLDLLLHLIRISRIDIYDIPIVRITEQYNAYLDLMKELNFDVAGEFLLMAATLIYIKSKMLLPSEVKEGLPEEEDPRAGLTRQLVDYQRYKAASENLTALEDIQSLIWHRSFAESVILEGEEYIEVSLFDLLSAFKHILEKMETQGKLELSREDYSVPEKMSAIMELLKMKKFLEFPLIFSRSASRAEVIATFLAILELIRLKMIRAFQRDTGDIIRIFSQEKDDQSEGEQN